In the genome of Balneola sp., one region contains:
- a CDS encoding gluconate 2-dehydrogenase subunit 3 family protein encodes MKRRDVLKFGVTAIMSAPLLSTVLFGSTSIPKSILQAYSPSFFSGNQLDLIKAIADTILPKTESPSASEVGVPEKMDSMISAILREDEKGNYMRRFELFENYLGRTLNGESFIDLDQEQRLAVLNEIDQSSEGNLEPIRQALWDIKGRTVDYYRNSRVIATTYLNFLPIPGYYEPCATVEELGGKAWAI; translated from the coding sequence ATGAAACGACGCGATGTTCTGAAGTTCGGAGTTACTGCAATTATGAGTGCTCCGCTTCTGAGTACGGTGTTATTCGGAAGCACCTCTATTCCCAAATCTATTCTGCAAGCCTACTCCCCTTCCTTTTTCTCTGGCAACCAACTCGATTTAATAAAAGCTATTGCTGACACTATCCTTCCTAAAACGGAAAGCCCATCAGCAAGTGAAGTTGGTGTTCCTGAAAAAATGGATTCCATGATTTCAGCTATCCTTAGGGAAGATGAAAAAGGGAACTATATGCGAAGGTTTGAGCTATTCGAAAACTATTTGGGTCGAACATTGAATGGGGAATCTTTTATTGACTTAGACCAGGAACAACGACTTGCTGTACTAAACGAAATCGATCAATCGTCAGAAGGAAATTTAGAACCTATACGTCAGGCCCTTTGGGATATCAAAGGAAGGACTGTTGACTATTATAGGAATAGTCGAGTAATCGCCACTACCTATTTGAACTTTCTACCCATACCTGGTTACTACGAACCATGTGCAACTGTAGAAGAGCTTGGAGGGAAAGCATGGGCAATCTAA
- a CDS encoding GMC family oxidoreductase has translation MGNLNLKAKKQNTFDAIVIGSGISGGYAAMELTTKGYKTLVLERGRMVKHGEYPTANSEKWDLPNNGIVSAEERALHYFKQNRLSWVVQEDVKHWFNKDSDYDYDEIARFDWIRGHHVGGRSIMWGRQCYRWSDLDFEANMKDGHGVDWPIRYKDIEPWYDYVETFVGIAGQAEGLPQIPDGKFLKAFPLNCAEQYMREKIKAKFPRRIVTPGRVANLSEYNPEIHKGTRGQCQVRDRCWRGCFYGAPFCSLSSTLAVAAETGNLTLRADSIVHEVIYDPSTGKASGVRVKDANSGEEIVFNARIIFCNASTVGTTAILLNSRSDVYPTGLGNESGELGHNMMDHHYGMGAGGTLPVLKDKYYHGRKPGGFYIARFRNLDEETKQKDFLRGYGYQGGASRSAFTPEGMIGATVKNDIFKPGEWNVGVTCFGEMLPYHENRMFLNFEKLDKHGIPTIVFDAKLRENERKLREDGVRCAIEMMEAAGVENIYSYNGETAPGACIHEMGTARMGHDVETSVLNKWNQIHNVPNVFVTDGACMTSSATQNPSITYMALTARAVDYADKQIKKGTL, from the coding sequence ATGGGCAATCTAAACCTAAAAGCAAAGAAGCAGAATACCTTCGACGCTATTGTAATAGGATCAGGAATCAGTGGCGGTTATGCTGCGATGGAACTCACCACTAAGGGATACAAAACCCTTGTCCTTGAGCGAGGCCGAATGGTGAAGCATGGGGAATATCCAACAGCGAATAGTGAGAAATGGGATTTACCCAATAACGGAATTGTTTCAGCAGAAGAAAGAGCACTCCATTATTTCAAACAAAACCGGCTTTCCTGGGTGGTTCAGGAAGATGTAAAACACTGGTTCAATAAAGATAGTGACTATGATTATGATGAAATTGCCCGTTTCGACTGGATACGAGGCCATCATGTAGGCGGACGTTCAATCATGTGGGGACGCCAATGCTACCGATGGAGCGATCTGGATTTTGAAGCGAATATGAAAGATGGTCATGGAGTGGATTGGCCTATCCGTTATAAGGATATCGAACCCTGGTACGATTATGTCGAAACTTTTGTAGGAATTGCTGGACAAGCTGAAGGCTTACCCCAAATTCCGGATGGTAAATTTTTGAAAGCTTTTCCATTGAACTGTGCTGAGCAATACATGAGGGAAAAAATTAAAGCTAAATTCCCCAGAAGAATTGTTACTCCTGGCCGGGTAGCAAACCTTAGCGAGTATAATCCTGAAATACATAAAGGAACCCGTGGACAATGCCAGGTTCGGGATCGTTGTTGGAGAGGGTGTTTTTATGGAGCTCCATTCTGTAGCCTCTCCTCTACCCTTGCAGTAGCAGCTGAAACCGGAAATCTTACGTTAAGGGCTGATAGTATTGTCCATGAAGTGATTTATGATCCTTCAACAGGAAAAGCCAGCGGAGTTAGAGTAAAGGATGCTAATTCTGGAGAGGAAATCGTATTCAATGCACGCATTATCTTTTGCAATGCCAGTACTGTGGGTACTACCGCTATCTTACTCAATAGCCGTTCTGATGTTTATCCAACCGGGCTTGGCAATGAAAGTGGTGAGCTTGGCCATAATATGATGGACCACCATTATGGAATGGGAGCCGGCGGAACTCTTCCTGTTCTCAAAGACAAGTATTACCATGGTCGTAAACCCGGAGGGTTTTATATCGCTCGCTTTAGAAATCTGGATGAAGAAACGAAACAAAAGGATTTCCTACGGGGATATGGCTATCAGGGAGGGGCTTCCCGCTCTGCATTCACTCCTGAGGGAATGATTGGAGCTACGGTAAAAAATGACATTTTTAAACCTGGTGAGTGGAATGTTGGGGTGACCTGTTTTGGGGAGATGCTTCCTTATCACGAAAACAGAATGTTTCTCAATTTTGAAAAGCTGGATAAGCATGGGATACCAACCATAGTATTTGACGCCAAACTACGGGAAAACGAAAGAAAACTGCGTGAGGATGGCGTGCGGTGTGCAATTGAAATGATGGAAGCAGCAGGAGTTGAAAACATTTATTCATACAATGGTGAAACTGCACCCGGGGCATGTATTCATGAAATGGGGACTGCAAGGATGGGGCATGATGTCGAAACCAGTGTACTCAATAAATGGAACCAAATTCATAACGTACCCAATGTCTTTGTAACAGATGGAGCCTGTATGACTAGTTCAGCCACTCAGAACCCTAGTATCACCTATATGGCACTAACAGCCCGTGCAGTAGACTATGCAGACAAGCAAATAAAAAAAGGAACTTTGTAG
- a CDS encoding ABC transporter ATP-binding protein: protein MRALHIENLSKTYPNGVAALQNISLTIGNGMFGLLGSNGAGKSSLMRTIATLQQPDYGSLYFDSINILQDPLALRRVLGYLPQEFGVYPKESAESLLKYFAVLKGMLSPKERSHKIQEVLELTNLLDVKTKHVSDYSGGMKQRFGIAQLLLNDPELIIVDEPTAGLDPAERKRFLNLLREISRNTVVIFSTHLVDDVRDLCNNLAMINQGKVLISGSPKELIHEIEGKIWECSVSLDQKELMEEQYLVLSSAFTNDNKMAIRAYSPFQPSHNFLKTEATLEDAYFFALSKYTMEG from the coding sequence ATGAGAGCATTACATATCGAAAACCTGAGTAAAACATATCCGAATGGAGTAGCAGCTTTACAAAATATATCTCTAACCATTGGAAACGGAATGTTTGGCTTACTTGGCTCAAACGGAGCAGGAAAGTCCAGCCTCATGAGAACCATCGCTACCTTACAGCAACCTGATTATGGCTCGCTCTATTTTGATAGTATCAATATCCTGCAAGATCCATTAGCACTAAGAAGAGTGCTTGGGTACCTCCCCCAAGAGTTTGGGGTATATCCGAAAGAAAGCGCTGAGAGTCTTTTGAAATATTTCGCGGTTCTAAAAGGAATGCTTTCTCCTAAGGAACGCTCACACAAAATTCAGGAAGTACTGGAACTCACAAATCTATTAGATGTAAAGACCAAACATGTAAGCGACTATTCAGGGGGGATGAAACAACGCTTTGGAATTGCTCAGTTATTATTAAATGACCCGGAACTCATTATTGTAGATGAACCAACAGCCGGATTAGACCCGGCAGAGCGAAAACGATTCCTCAACCTACTACGCGAAATAAGCCGTAATACGGTTGTAATCTTCTCAACTCATTTAGTAGACGATGTCAGGGATTTATGCAATAACCTGGCTATGATCAACCAGGGGAAAGTATTGATCTCGGGTTCTCCAAAGGAACTTATACACGAAATAGAAGGAAAAATATGGGAATGTTCGGTCTCCCTGGATCAAAAAGAACTTATGGAAGAGCAATACCTTGTACTGTCATCTGCTTTCACCAACGATAATAAAATGGCTATACGAGCTTATTCTCCTTTTCAACCTTCTCATAATTTTTTGAAAACAGAAGCAACACTTGAGGATGCATACTTTTTTGCACTTAGTAAATATACTATGGAGGGTTGA
- a CDS encoding histidine kinase, with translation MRHLLSNLFKNHSTETIVHIVLLVLFLWFMEAGMGTSIDEKTKNTIRMNFLAFPITFYFNAFVLIPTFLKEKKWLGYVGAMIVTIAVIEVLRSLFHLFVLNDSHDPEVLTFVQILFGKYAVSGGIFLGFLFSFAYKFTKDWLINLTFIERLKSERAEMKLAFLKTQVNPHFLFNTLNNIYALALKEDSPQTAEAITKLGTLMRYNLEDAGEEKVLLSKEIDFIKKYVELQTMRATETDEIEFSVHIPEAALTSYFITPLLMVPIIENAFKYGINPSRKSLVSVNIELNGDKLLLNSKNTIAKETNVSSSGIGLTNLEERLSLIYPNKHLFEAKSMNGIFSTTLQLELDS, from the coding sequence GTGAGACATCTACTTTCAAATTTATTTAAAAATCATTCCACTGAGACAATTGTTCATATTGTTCTTTTGGTACTCTTCCTTTGGTTCATGGAAGCTGGAATGGGAACTTCAATAGATGAGAAAACGAAGAATACTATTCGAATGAATTTCCTTGCCTTTCCAATCACCTTCTATTTCAATGCATTTGTACTTATTCCTACTTTTTTAAAGGAGAAAAAATGGCTGGGATATGTAGGGGCTATGATTGTCACAATAGCCGTAATTGAAGTACTAAGATCTCTTTTCCACTTATTCGTACTGAATGACTCGCATGACCCGGAAGTATTAACATTCGTACAGATTCTATTCGGTAAATATGCAGTCTCAGGAGGAATATTCCTGGGCTTCCTTTTTTCGTTTGCATACAAGTTTACAAAGGACTGGCTTATCAATCTGACTTTCATTGAAAGGCTCAAATCGGAACGCGCAGAAATGAAGCTGGCATTTCTTAAAACCCAGGTGAATCCCCACTTCTTATTTAATACACTCAATAATATTTATGCTTTAGCGCTTAAAGAAGATAGTCCTCAAACAGCAGAAGCAATCACCAAGCTGGGAACGTTGATGCGATATAACCTGGAAGACGCAGGAGAAGAGAAAGTACTACTTAGCAAAGAAATCGATTTCATAAAAAAATATGTAGAACTCCAAACGATGAGAGCTACTGAAACAGATGAGATAGAATTCTCGGTACATATTCCTGAAGCAGCACTAACCTCATATTTCATAACTCCTCTACTGATGGTTCCAATAATTGAAAATGCATTTAAATATGGAATAAACCCTTCCAGGAAAAGTTTGGTCTCAGTTAACATTGAATTGAATGGAGATAAACTTCTACTAAATTCAAAAAACACGATAGCCAAAGAAACGAATGTTTCTTCAAGTGGAATTGGATTAACAAACCTGGAAGAACGGCTTTCTTTAATCTATCCGAATAAGCATCTATTTGAAGCAAAAAGCATGAATGGAATTTTCTCTACTACTCTCCAATTGGAGCTTGACTCATGA
- a CDS encoding DNA-binding response regulator, translating to MITCIAIDDEPNALSVIESLAAKVDFLDLKKTFVDPLKAMNYLENNSIHLIFLDINMPEITGFDFLKLLPNEVNIIFTSAYSEYALQGYEVNAIDYLLKPFDFPRFLQAVNKVKKGSGTPFAHPEFVFLNTGTSKKKVLVGDILFLESDGNYVNYYTNNGKIMVRSSIKDATKGLPPKAFTQIQRSYVVALKWIEKIENNHVFISELEIPIGNTFKEEFLELLKNFEG from the coding sequence ATGATAACTTGTATTGCTATTGATGATGAACCCAATGCGTTAAGCGTGATCGAAAGTCTAGCTGCCAAAGTGGATTTCCTCGACCTGAAAAAAACATTTGTTGATCCTCTAAAGGCAATGAACTATCTGGAGAACAACAGCATACATCTGATCTTTTTAGATATTAATATGCCTGAAATAACCGGTTTTGATTTTTTGAAGTTGCTCCCGAATGAAGTCAATATAATTTTCACAAGCGCCTACAGTGAATATGCCTTACAAGGCTACGAAGTAAATGCTATAGACTATCTTTTGAAGCCTTTCGATTTCCCAAGGTTTTTACAAGCCGTTAATAAAGTTAAAAAAGGGAGCGGCACCCCTTTTGCTCATCCGGAATTTGTATTCCTGAATACCGGAACCTCCAAAAAGAAAGTATTAGTAGGAGATATTCTTTTTTTGGAAAGTGATGGGAATTACGTGAATTACTATACGAACAATGGCAAAATAATGGTAAGGTCGAGCATCAAAGATGCAACAAAAGGACTACCTCCTAAAGCTTTTACTCAAATACAAAGATCCTATGTTGTAGCACTAAAATGGATTGAAAAAATCGAAAATAACCACGTTTTTATTTCCGAATTGGAAATACCAATTGGCAATACATTCAAAGAGGAGTTCCTGGAACTTCTAAAAAACTTTGAAGGCTAG
- a CDS encoding aminotransferase class I/II-fold pyridoxal phosphate-dependent enzyme, translating to MIDLRSDTVTSPTHGMLEAMLKAEVGDDVFGEDPTVNRFQDKVAALFGMEAGLFVPSGTMSNQLGIRVLTEPGDEILIDEKGHIYNYETGAAAFLSGLQIKPLKGVKGKLFVEHIQHEVKGAFDWEARTRVLCLENTTNKGGGVCYSKEELLALKEFADEHELFVHLDGARIWNAIEATGIEPAFFSQIADTISVCFSKGLGAPVGSMLLSSKVRIAKARRFRKMWGGGMRQIGILAAAADYALENHWSLLKADHEHARKFAEVVSTCSSLSIDLDSVETNIVMFDTPEKSAIEVVNELEQKGIRMVPFGPNTIRATFHHQVGDSDLEKVNSIFKKLF from the coding sequence ATGATTGATTTACGAAGTGATACAGTAACTAGCCCGACACATGGAATGCTAGAAGCAATGTTAAAGGCAGAGGTTGGTGACGATGTTTTTGGGGAAGACCCTACTGTAAATAGATTCCAGGACAAAGTAGCGGCTCTATTTGGGATGGAAGCCGGGCTATTTGTCCCAAGCGGGACAATGAGCAACCAACTAGGAATCAGGGTACTTACAGAGCCAGGAGACGAAATTCTGATCGATGAAAAAGGGCACATCTATAATTATGAAACGGGAGCGGCTGCTTTTTTATCAGGATTGCAAATAAAACCCCTTAAAGGAGTAAAAGGGAAGTTATTTGTTGAGCATATCCAACATGAAGTGAAGGGTGCTTTTGATTGGGAAGCCAGAACCAGAGTGCTTTGCCTGGAAAATACTACCAATAAAGGTGGAGGGGTATGCTATTCAAAAGAAGAGTTATTGGCATTGAAGGAGTTTGCGGATGAGCACGAATTATTCGTGCATTTAGATGGAGCACGCATTTGGAATGCTATTGAAGCGACAGGAATAGAACCCGCTTTTTTCTCACAGATCGCTGATACCATTTCAGTGTGTTTTAGTAAAGGCTTGGGAGCTCCCGTAGGCTCTATGCTGCTATCATCGAAAGTACGTATAGCCAAAGCTCGAAGATTTCGAAAAATGTGGGGTGGGGGAATGAGGCAAATTGGAATACTTGCCGCTGCTGCTGATTATGCCCTGGAGAATCATTGGTCGTTACTTAAAGCAGACCATGAGCATGCCAGAAAATTTGCTGAGGTAGTTTCTACCTGTTCTTCGTTATCTATTGATCTGGATTCAGTGGAGACGAATATCGTGATGTTTGATACGCCGGAGAAGAGTGCCATTGAAGTAGTGAATGAGCTAGAACAGAAGGGGATAAGAATGGTGCCGTTTGGGCCCAATACCATTAGGGCTACTTTTCATCATCAAGTTGGAGATAGCGATTTAGAGAAGGTGAATTCTATCTTCAAGAAACTATTTTAG
- a CDS encoding carbon-nitrogen hydrolase family protein has protein sequence MNHFVFCFFDRIKYTHYLVSRNQKNLNSTYKVAVVQHPPVFLNLSESVALASKYIKEAASQGSRLIVFPETWLPGYPVWLDYAPNAGLWDHPPAKALFKILFNNSIAINDEHFKKLQNAAIENNCIIVMGANERLGRTLYNTIFYFLADGSYELHRKLMPTYTERLVWGMGDGSTLPVIKDQQVQIGGLVCWEHWMPMARAAMHQLGEHIHIAQWPMVKDLHQIASRQYAFEAQCFVIAAGCTLTKAEMLDGINSFVKNDSDKIALELIESIPVEESEFVLKGGSAIVNPDTSYLKEPLQKESNILIADLNIDQLSEGNLFLDTNGHYSRPDVFQLKVDTRKKLNVHFEHK, from the coding sequence ATCAATCATTTTGTATTTTGCTTTTTCGATCGGATCAAATATACTCATTACCTCGTGAGTAGAAATCAAAAAAACTTGAACTCAACATATAAAGTAGCTGTAGTTCAGCATCCTCCTGTTTTCCTTAATCTTTCTGAAAGCGTAGCACTAGCTTCTAAATATATTAAAGAGGCTGCTTCCCAGGGATCAAGACTAATCGTTTTTCCTGAAACCTGGCTACCAGGTTATCCGGTTTGGCTGGACTATGCACCAAATGCGGGACTTTGGGATCACCCTCCTGCAAAGGCACTCTTTAAGATCCTATTCAATAACTCAATCGCCATTAATGATGAGCACTTTAAGAAGCTTCAAAATGCAGCGATAGAGAATAATTGCATCATCGTGATGGGGGCCAACGAAAGATTGGGGCGAACCTTATACAACACTATTTTTTACTTCCTGGCTGATGGGAGTTATGAACTACATCGAAAACTAATGCCTACTTACACCGAACGATTAGTTTGGGGAATGGGAGACGGAAGCACCCTGCCTGTTATTAAAGATCAGCAAGTTCAAATAGGCGGATTAGTATGTTGGGAGCACTGGATGCCCATGGCAAGAGCAGCTATGCATCAATTAGGTGAGCATATACACATTGCACAATGGCCGATGGTTAAAGACCTACATCAGATAGCCAGTCGGCAATACGCTTTTGAAGCTCAATGCTTTGTGATAGCAGCAGGATGTACTCTTACAAAAGCAGAAATGCTGGACGGGATTAACTCCTTTGTAAAGAATGATTCTGATAAAATTGCTTTGGAATTAATTGAGAGTATTCCGGTAGAAGAAAGTGAATTTGTTTTGAAAGGAGGCAGTGCAATCGTAAACCCCGACACTTCCTATCTGAAGGAACCATTGCAAAAAGAAAGTAACATACTTATAGCTGATCTTAACATAGATCAGTTAAGTGAAGGAAATCTTTTTCTGGATACTAACGGGCATTATTCTCGTCCTGATGTTTTTCAACTCAAGGTAGATACTCGCAAAAAACTAAACGTGCATTTTGAGCACAAATAA
- a CDS encoding DUF1835 domain-containing protein — protein MIHILNGDALADRFPKKSGDQLIIMRECLIDGDVSGETFDDFVETRDAFLSSTYPEIDEDYMEYVLPELNKIRSLPDGIEINLWFEDDLFCQINFWFICNLIPKSSPIYLVRPEELNQWGFAKYTQDELNQLLEKRTFLSPKHLSKFAELWKAYKAGKVDQIPEISETLTADFPWLSTPVNALMDLVNSEKPQHFIKELIDTDPSPGFGEVFRALTENMPEYGFGDLQVRRMFDKIS, from the coding sequence ATGATTCATATTTTAAATGGCGATGCTTTAGCTGACCGTTTTCCCAAGAAAAGCGGAGACCAGTTAATAATAATGCGAGAGTGTCTTATTGACGGAGATGTTAGTGGTGAGACATTTGATGATTTTGTTGAAACAAGGGACGCCTTTCTAAGCTCTACTTACCCTGAAATTGATGAGGATTACATGGAATATGTACTTCCTGAATTAAATAAAATCAGGTCTCTACCGGATGGAATAGAGATAAATCTCTGGTTTGAAGATGATTTATTCTGTCAAATAAACTTTTGGTTCATCTGCAACCTGATTCCAAAATCTAGTCCTATATACCTGGTTCGGCCAGAAGAATTAAACCAGTGGGGATTTGCTAAATACACACAGGATGAGCTCAATCAACTCCTGGAAAAGAGAACTTTTCTTAGTCCGAAACACCTTTCTAAGTTTGCTGAGCTTTGGAAAGCCTATAAAGCAGGAAAAGTAGATCAGATCCCTGAAATCTCTGAAACCCTTACAGCCGATTTCCCCTGGCTTTCAACACCTGTCAATGCTTTAATGGATTTGGTTAACAGTGAGAAACCTCAACACTTCATAAAAGAACTTATCGATACTGACCCCAGTCCTGGTTTTGGGGAAGTATTTAGAGCACTTACAGAAAACATGCCTGAATATGGCTTTGGTGATCTCCAGGTAAGAAGAATGTTCGATAAGATTAGCTAG
- a CDS encoding TfoX family protein, with protein MAYDEGLTDRIRSVLDQKGVLFDEKKMFGGLCILVDDKMCIGIIKDEMMARIGEEAEASVQGRAGVRPMDFTGKKMKGFTYVNQTGLDREEDLEFWIDLCLEFNPKAKSSKKKK; from the coding sequence ATGGCTTATGATGAAGGCTTAACAGATCGCATACGGTCAGTACTCGATCAAAAAGGAGTACTATTTGATGAGAAAAAGATGTTCGGGGGACTTTGCATATTGGTTGACGACAAAATGTGTATTGGGATAATTAAGGATGAAATGATGGCTCGTATTGGTGAGGAAGCGGAAGCCTCTGTTCAAGGAAGAGCCGGTGTTCGTCCCATGGATTTTACCGGAAAAAAGATGAAAGGCTTTACTTACGTTAATCAAACCGGATTGGATCGTGAGGAAGACCTGGAATTTTGGATTGATTTATGTCTTGAATTCAATCCAAAGGCGAAATCCAGCAAAAAGAAAAAGTAA
- a CDS encoding 16S rRNA (uracil(1498)-N(3))-methyltransferase gives MDTLFYAPIEDFEDNHWVELKGQEAQHISKVLRKQVGSEIRVANGRGEIYFCEITEINRHLVVAKCGTSTTKPEPSFKKTLAFGAIKKRDRLEFAIEKAVELGVWEICLFNSDHTERPKINRDRLHTLIVSAFKQSGRYWLPELVILDSMDEVLEHYKGAGWIMAHEKADSTSKAGKLTKKNNVLFVGPEGGFSEREVELIKKRKGEIVSLGVNRLRAETAVTALLSQYLF, from the coding sequence ATGGACACTTTATTTTACGCTCCCATCGAGGATTTTGAGGACAATCATTGGGTTGAGCTCAAAGGACAGGAAGCGCAACATATTTCAAAAGTGCTTAGAAAACAAGTTGGGAGTGAAATTAGAGTTGCCAATGGGAGAGGGGAGATTTATTTCTGCGAAATAACAGAGATTAACCGTCATTTGGTAGTTGCAAAATGTGGTACGTCAACAACTAAGCCAGAACCTTCTTTCAAAAAAACATTGGCATTTGGTGCAATAAAAAAACGAGATCGATTAGAATTCGCCATTGAGAAGGCTGTAGAACTTGGAGTTTGGGAGATTTGCCTTTTTAACTCAGATCATACAGAACGTCCAAAAATTAATAGGGATCGGCTGCATACTCTGATTGTCAGTGCCTTTAAACAAAGTGGACGTTATTGGCTACCAGAACTTGTGATACTGGATTCTATGGACGAAGTTCTTGAGCATTATAAAGGAGCTGGATGGATTATGGCTCATGAAAAGGCAGATTCAACTTCAAAAGCTGGAAAGTTAACAAAGAAGAATAATGTACTTTTCGTAGGGCCTGAAGGCGGTTTCTCAGAAAGAGAAGTTGAACTTATCAAAAAGAGAAAGGGTGAGATCGTTTCCCTCGGAGTAAATCGATTAAGGGCAGAGACTGCTGTTACGGCTTTATTATCTCAATACTTGTTTTAG
- a CDS encoding 2'-deoxycytidine 5'-triphosphate deaminase gives MPETSKAVHLRTKGVLPVQKLKLLRDLEIIDSHPDYPIKDNQFQPNSLDLRLGEVAYRVRCSFLPENETVEQKLDKLEQYSFSIKDGAVLEENCVYIIPLLESLNLPKAHYSTQNVVGAGRSDEVQLFSVENLSAKANPKSSTGRLDVFTRVITDYSHRFEEITPGYQGKLYLEVVPKSFSIKVQTGQRLNQLRIRHGFEVVSDQDLLRIHDTDPLLFDEKIEPVSMEQIKVNKGLFMSVQLKGEYGEIIGYKAKKHSNFIDLNNVGHYSVDEFWEPIYATKDAKVILEPEAFYIFASKERIRVPAHLACEMMAYDTGSGELRTHYAGFFDSGFGGTIDDKGARAVLEVRSHDVPFMIEDGQTLFSMQFEPNTEIPEFIYGVDIDSNYQGQGLKLGKHFKNL, from the coding sequence ATGCCCGAGACTTCCAAAGCTGTTCACCTTCGCACCAAAGGAGTACTTCCTGTTCAAAAGCTAAAGCTCCTTCGTGATTTAGAGATTATTGATTCCCATCCTGATTACCCTATTAAGGATAATCAGTTCCAGCCAAACTCTCTTGATTTACGTTTGGGAGAAGTTGCTTATCGTGTTCGGTGTAGTTTTTTACCTGAAAATGAAACGGTTGAGCAAAAACTGGATAAACTGGAGCAATACTCTTTCTCAATTAAAGACGGAGCTGTTCTGGAAGAAAATTGTGTGTACATCATTCCCTTATTGGAATCCTTAAATCTCCCAAAAGCTCATTACTCAACCCAAAATGTAGTGGGAGCAGGAAGATCAGATGAAGTTCAATTATTCTCAGTTGAAAACCTTTCCGCCAAGGCGAATCCTAAAAGTTCAACGGGTAGATTGGATGTATTTACTCGAGTGATAACTGATTATTCTCATCGATTTGAAGAAATCACACCGGGCTATCAGGGAAAGCTATATCTAGAAGTAGTACCAAAGTCTTTTTCAATTAAGGTTCAAACCGGGCAACGGTTAAACCAGCTAAGAATCAGACATGGCTTCGAAGTAGTTTCGGATCAGGATTTACTACGCATTCATGATACCGACCCCTTACTGTTTGATGAAAAAATTGAACCTGTTTCGATGGAGCAGATTAAGGTGAACAAAGGCTTGTTCATGAGTGTTCAGCTCAAAGGTGAGTACGGAGAAATCATTGGATATAAAGCTAAAAAGCACAGTAACTTCATCGACTTGAATAACGTTGGGCATTACTCAGTAGATGAGTTTTGGGAGCCTATATATGCAACTAAAGATGCGAAGGTTATTTTGGAGCCGGAGGCATTTTACATTTTTGCATCTAAAGAAAGAATCAGAGTTCCAGCTCATTTAGCATGCGAAATGATGGCCTATGATACAGGTTCAGGTGAGCTGAGAACTCACTATGCTGGATTCTTTGATAGTGGTTTTGGGGGTACTATAGATGACAAGGGAGCCAGGGCTGTTCTTGAGGTTCGTTCACATGATGTGCCATTTATGATTGAGGATGGCCAGACACTATTCAGTATGCAATTCGAACCAAATACTGAAATTCCTGAGTTTATTTACGGGGTTGATATTGATAGTAACTATCAGGGACAGGGACTAAAGCTGGGTAAGCATTTCAAAAACCTATGA
- a CDS encoding dihydrofolate reductase, translating into MNKIIYYVATSIDGFIAGVNDDISLFAHGGNGVKKYLADLQGFKTVIMGRRTYEFGYQFGLKPGQPAYRHMEHYIFSDSMHIEELADTIHIEKKSIERVKEIKEQAKTDIYLCGGGVFAGWLLDHGMIDQLKLKLNPIILGEGVPLFGGSKTKTAFNLIEQEVFEDGLQILTYDL; encoded by the coding sequence ATGAATAAGATTATTTATTACGTAGCTACCTCAATAGATGGGTTTATTGCTGGAGTAAATGATGACATAAGTCTCTTCGCTCATGGAGGTAATGGAGTCAAAAAATACTTAGCTGATTTGCAAGGCTTCAAAACCGTGATTATGGGGAGAAGAACCTATGAATTTGGATATCAATTCGGGTTAAAACCTGGTCAGCCTGCATACCGACATATGGAGCATTATATCTTTTCTGATTCAATGCATATTGAAGAGTTAGCAGATACTATACATATTGAGAAGAAATCCATAGAACGGGTAAAAGAAATAAAAGAACAAGCTAAGACCGATATCTATTTGTGTGGAGGTGGAGTATTTGCAGGTTGGCTTTTGGATCATGGGATGATTGACCAACTTAAATTGAAGCTTAACCCTATTATACTAGGTGAAGGAGTGCCTCTTTTCGGTGGATCTAAAACTAAGACTGCATTCAACCTGATTGAACAAGAAGTATTTGAAGATGGGCTTCAAATTCTGACTTATGATTTATAG